A stretch of Oryza brachyantha chromosome 4, ObraRS2, whole genome shotgun sequence DNA encodes these proteins:
- the LOC102709275 gene encoding GDSL esterase/lipase At4g16230-like, which produces MARRSGAFALVAALCLLELARRGLADEPAVPAMFVFGDSTVDVGNNNFLANCKLVCRANYPRYGVDYPFQSPTGRFSNGYNLADQIAQNLGFDKSPPPYLSLPDVTIISQMSKGINFASGGSGLLDSTGGAVCTEVFNMSAQVQSFTSAVQKMGNGTADLISKSLIFINTGSNDLFEYTDIPSNTTRNDTEFLQSLVVFYKSHLKELYGAGARKFSVVSPSLVGCCPSQRAIARAKNDLDGYGCYRAANGLSRQLYPMLDSMLRGLAADLGGMRYSLADSVRMAELIFNGTVLPGANFTVLDKPCCGGGGGTGVCNRTAALCEDRRAYLFWDNNHPTEAASRVAALELFADPGVFVHPINVRELAELRT; this is translated from the exons ATGGCCAGGCGCAGCGGAGCATTCGCGCTCGTTGCGGCGCTGTGCTTGCTCGAGCTCGCGCGGCGAGGGCTCGCCGATGAGCCTGCCGTGCCGGCCATGTTCGTGTTCGGGGACTCCACGGTGGACGTCGGCAACAACAACTTCCTGGCGAACTGCAAGCTCGTCTGCAGAGCCAACTACCCGAGGTACGGCGTCGACTACCCGTTCCAGTCGCCGACGGGTCGGTTCAGCAATGGATACAATTTGGCCGACCAGATCG CGCAAAATCTTGGCTTCGACAAGAGCCCGCCACCGTACCTGTCCCTGCCGGACGTGACCATCATTTCGCAGATGAGCAAGGGCATCAACTTCGCGTCAGGGGGGTCAGGACTGCTTGATAGCACGGGCGGAGCAGTg TGCACGGAAGTGTTCAACATGAGCGCCCAGGTGCAGAGCTTCACGTCGGCCGTGCAGAAGATGGGGAACGGGACGGCCGATCTCATCTCCAAATCTCTCATCTTCATCAACACCGGCAGCAACGACTTGTTCGAGTACACCGATATCCCGTCAAACACCACCCGCAACGACACCGAATTCTTGCAGAGCCTCGTCGTCTTCTACAAGAGCCACCTGAAG GAGCTGTACGGCGCCGGGGCGAGGAAATTCAGCGTGGTCAGCCCGTCGCTGGTGGGATGCTGCCCTTCGCAGAGGGCGATCGCGCGCGCCAAGAACGACCTCGACGGCTACGGCTGCTACCGCGCGGCGAACGGCCTCTCCAGGCAGCTCTACCCGATGCTGGACTCGATGCTgcgcggcctcgccgccgacctgGGCGGCATGCGTTACTCCCTCGCCGACTCCGTCCGCATGGCCGAGCTCATCTTCAACGGCACGGTCCTGCCTGGCGCGA ATTTCACGGTGCTGGACAAGccgtgctgcggcggcggcggcggcacgggcgtGTGCAACCGCACGGCGGCGCTGTGCGAGGACAGGCGGGCCTACCTCTTCTGGGATAACAACCACCCTACGGAAGCCGCGTCGCGCGTCGCCGCGCTCGAGCTCTTCGCCGACCCTGGGGTGTTCGTCCACCCAATCAACGTGCGCGAGCTGGCGGAGCTGCGGACGTAG
- the LOC102722390 gene encoding L-ascorbate oxidase homolog gives MSPGRSTGAMAAATCICLFVFVSFAGAEDPYRFYDWEVTIGDINPLGVRQKGILINEQFPGPEIDCQTNDNLIINVRNRLSEPFLLSWNGLQHRKNSWQDGVSGTNCPIPPGQNFTYRLQAKDQIGSFFYFPSLAFHKAAGGFGAIRIHSRPLIPVPFDPPADEYTVLIGDWYKTSHKALQAMLDSGKQLPSPDGILINGKGPNGASFNVEQGKTYRLRISNVGLRSTLNVRVQDHNVTLVEAEGTHTVQNTYSSLDVHAGQSLSVLFTANRAAGVYHIAVSTRFAKRALSSTAVLRYASSRSSAYVSGPPPPAGLADDIDFSLDQARSIRTNLTASGPRPNPQGSYHYGSINVTRTIRLANSAGRVAGKQRYAVNGVSFVEADTPLKLADYFKISGVFRLGSIPDAPPAGGAAAALRREAAVMDSDYRSFLEIVLENSEDSVQSWHLDGYSVFVVGMDKGVWSEQSRKSYNLVDAVSRCTVQVYPRAWTAVLVALDNVGMWNLRSEDWARRYLGQQFYLRVYTPSHSFRDELPIPSNALRCGRATNATSSSSLPLSRY, from the exons ATGTCACCAGGGCGAAGCACGGGAGCCATGGCTGCTGCTACCTGCATCTGCTTGTTCGTCTTCGTATCCTTCGCAGGGGCAGAGGATCCGTACAGATTTTATGATTGGGAGGTTACTATTGGGGATATCAATCCTCTCGGCGTCCGGCAGAAG GGCATTCTGATCAATGAGCAGTTTCCGGGGCCGGAGATTGACTGTCAGACGAACGATAATTTGATCATTAACGTGCGCAACCGTTTGTCGGAGCCGTTCCTTCTGTCATG GAATGGGCTTCAGCACAGGAAGAACTCGTGGCAGGACGGCGTGTCCGGCACGAACTGCCCGATCCCTCCGGGCCAGAACTTCACCTACCGCTTGCAGGCCAAGGACCAGATCGGCAGCTTCTTCTACTTCCCGTCGCTCGCCTTCCACAaggccgccggcggcttcgGCGCCATCCGCATCCACAGCCGCCCGCTGATCCCCGTCCCCTTCGACCCGCCGGCCGACGAGTACACCGTGCTGATCGGCGACTGGTACAAGACCAGTCACAAG GCTCTGCAAGCTATGCTGGACAGTGGAAAGCAGCTGCCTTCCCCTGATGGCATCCTAATTAACGGAAAAGGTCCGAATGGTGCGAGCTTCAATGTTGAGCAAG GGAAGACGTACAGGCTGCGCATCTCCAACGTTGGCCTGCGGAGCACGCTCAACGTGAGGGTCCAAGACCATAACGTGACGCTGGTCGAGGCGGAGGGCACGCACACGGTGCAGAACACGTACAGCTCCCTCGACGTGCACGCCGGCCAGTCGCTGTCCGTGCTGTTCACCGCcaaccgcgccgccggcgtctaTCACATCGCCGTCTCCACCCGCTTCGCCAAGCGCGCACTCAGCTCGACCGCCGTCCTGCGCTACGCCAGTTCGAGATCGAGCGCCTACGTctctgggccgccgccgccagccggcCTTGCCGACGACATCGACTTCTCTCTCGACCAGGCTCGCTCCATCAG GACGAACCTGACGGCGAGCGGGCCACGACCGAACCCGCAGGGCTCGTACCACTACGGCTCGATCAACGTGACCCGCACCATCCGGCTCGCCAACTCGGCGGGCCGCGTCGCCGGCAAGCAGCGGTACGCCGTGAACGGCGTGTCGTTCGTGGAGGCCGACACGCCGCTCAAGCTGGCCGACTACTTCAAGATCAGCGGCGTGTTCCGGCTCGGCAGCATCCCGGACGCGCCGCCcgcgggcggcgccgcggcagcTCTGCGGAGAGAGGCGGCCGTGATGGACTCCGACTACCGATCCTTCCTCGAGATCGTGTTGGAGAACAGCGAGGACAGCGTGCAGAGCTGGCACCTTGACGGCTACAGCGTGTTCGTCGTCGG GATGGATAAGGGAGTGTGGAGCGAGCAGAGCAGGAAGAGCTACAACCTCGTCGATGCAGTCTCCCGGTGCACGGTTCAG GTGTACCCGAGGGCGTGGACGGCGGTGTTGGTGGCGCTGGACAACGTGGGGATGTGGAACCTCAGATCGGAGGACTGGGCGCGAAGGTACCTGGGCCAGCAGTTCTACCTCCGCGTGTACACGCCGTCGCACTCCTTCCGCGACGAGCTCCCCATACCGAGCAACGCGCTTCGCTGCGGCCGCGCCACCAacgccaccagcagcagcagcctacCCCTCTCGCGATACTAG
- the LOC102722110 gene encoding lysine histidine transporter-like 8 translates to MSSEAIRSAPPTPPPVSTPPSQIQSPAPASSRASPLRGMGTPNIAASPVRKAVASVRGYLEEVGHMTRLADPRDAWLPITESRSGNAYYAAFHSLSSGIGFQALVLPVAFSFLGWTWATVCLTAAFAWQLYTLWLLVKLHEPVAGGIRYSRYMHLATTVFGERWGKILALLPVMYLSAGNCTALIIVGGSSMKLLFNIACGQACLARPLTTVEWYVVFMCAAVLLSQLPNLNSIAGVSLVGAAAAVAYCTMIWVVSVAKGRVAGVSYDPVKATGEVEGAIGILNGLGIIAFAFRGHNLVLEIQATMPSTLKHPSHVPMWKGVKAAYVIIALCLYPIAIGGFWAYGDQIPPNGILSALYKFHSRDVSQVVLGVATLLVIVNCLTTYQIYAMPVYDNMETGYVHKKNRPCPWWLRSGFRVFFGAVNLLIAVALPFLSELAGLLGGISLPVTLAYPCFMWVAIMRPAKGTAMWYTNWALGSLGMGLSFVLIVGNLWGLVEKGLHVQFFKPADFQ, encoded by the exons ATGTCGAGCGAGGCGATCAGGTCggccccgccgacgccgccgccggtgtcgACCCCGCCGTCGCAGATAcagtcgccggcgccggcgagcagccGGGCATCGCCGCTGCGCGGGATGGGGACGCCGAACATCGCCGCCAGCCCCGTGAGGAAGGCGGTGGCGAGCGTGAGGGGTTACCTGGAGGAGGTCGGCCACATGACGCGGCTCGCCGACCCGCGCGACGCCTGGCTGCCCATCACCGAGTCCCGGAGCGGCAACGCCTACTACGCCGCGTTCCACAGCCTCAGCTCCGGCATCGGCTTCCAGGCGCTCGTGCTCCCCGTagccttctccttcctcggATG GACATGGGCGACCGTCTGCCTGACCGCCGCGTTCGCGTGGCAGCTCTACACGCTGTGGCTGCTCGTCAAGCTCCACGAGCCCGTCGCCGGTGGCATCCGGTACAGCCGATACATGCACCTCGCCACGACCGTCTTTG GTGAGAGATGGGGGAAGATACTGGCGTTGCTACCGGTCATGTACCTGTCGGCGGGCAACTGCACGGCGCTCATCATcgtcggcggcagcagcatGAAGCTGCTGTTCAACATCGCGTGCGGGCAGGCGTGCCTGGCCCGGCCGCTGACGACCGTGGAGTGGTACGTCGTGTTCATgtgcgccgccgtgctgctgtCCCAGCTCCCGAACCTCAACTCCATCGCCGGCGTGTCGCTcgtcggcgcggccgccgccgtcgcgtaCTGCACAATGATCTGGGTCGTGTCGGTGGCCAAGGGGAGGGTGGCCGGCGTGTCCTACGACCCGGTCAAGGCCACCGGCGAGGTGGAGGGCGCGATTGGGATTCTGAATGGCCTCGGCATCATTGCCTTTGCGTTTAGGGGGCACAATCTTGTGCTCGAGATTCAG GCCACGATGCCATCAACTCTAAAGCATCCTTCTCATGTGCCAATGTGGAAGGGCGTCAAAGCAGCCTACGTCATCATCGCACTCTGCCTGTACCCTATAGCCATTGGTGGCTTCTGGGCTTATGGCGATCAG ATACCACCCAACGGGATCCTGAGCGCCCTGTACAAGTTCCACAGCCGCGACGTGTCCCAGGTGGTGCTGGGGGTCGCCACGCTGCTGGTGATCGTCAACTGCCTGACCACGTACCAGATCTACGCCATGCCGGTGTACGACAACATGGAGACCGGGTACGTCCACAAGAAGAACCGGCCATGCCCGTGGTGGCTGCGCTCCGGCTTCCGCGTCTTCTTCGGCGCCGTCAACCTcctcatcgccgtcgcgctcccGTTCCTGTcggagctcgccggcctccTTGGGGGGATCTCGCTGCCGGTCACGCTGGCGTACCCGTGCTTCATGTGGGTGGCGATCATGAGGCCCGCCAAAGGCACGGCCATGTGGTACACCAACTGGGCTCTGGGAAGCCTTGGCATGGGTCTAAGCTTTGTGCTCATAGTTGGGAATCTCTGGGGCCTTGTGGAGAAAGGCTTGCATGTTCAGTTCTTCAAACCTGCGGATTTCCAGTGA